Within the Salvia hispanica cultivar TCC Black 2014 chromosome 4, UniMelb_Shisp_WGS_1.0, whole genome shotgun sequence genome, the region AGAACTACAGTATATAGAAGAAGCCTCTAAATTGACAGAACACcaactaattattttacttttctttatgttatttaaaatttagatatatttatatataacttattttacttttcattaaatttcgAATACACCCTCAAGTTACCAAGTACAGTAtgttgtagtagtaattttttgtaaatgtgattattttaattaggcGCCTTTGTCccattaatataaattgagaggatactttattaattagtacaTCGAAAAGACGTTTTAGAGTCTCATGTTCctgtatttattaattaatgttaaagCTCATTTGCctgaaatattttgttacgTCGGTGCCAAAATATTAGAcctaattattaatattctatttttagtacaCTAGCATTAGACAAAATTTGAGATAATTGTGGATAgtggaaattaaaaatggcTGTCAAAATCatttgtataaattttgaccaaatttctGAAATTCGAACAAAATTGCGTTACAGTGAATTTAATCAGTTTGACCATGTTACCAGTTTGATCACATTTCGCACCATTATATTAActcaagaaaaatatttttgtattggtatttttggataaaaaattaattagcatGTGTGATGTGTTgcatattctactaattcagcttttcaacaaaaatgagataaatatatagtagtattaaggATAAAACTGtcattttacaatttaattttaaaaataatttagctTATCAAACACAtcttactaaaattattttatttttaatcttatatACCAAACatcaacataaaaatcaatgtcatttaaaatttcatttcatctttTAGGTTTGGTCTTATAGTCTTGGTCTTACAATGctttttttgacaaatttatCATGGACTGGGCTCCGAGTttacattcaataaaattggcccaatcacaattttttaaaagtcgCTCAAAATTTGCTTCAAGAAGCCCAAGttggaatttttttgattatgataatgtaacataaaaaaagattgaaatgtaaaaaaagaaaaggcttCCTTTGGGTTCATAATCTATATCTTAGTCTTGCTTcgtttgtttaattaattttgttctggcatatttatacatatgaAATTCATGAATTGCCTATAAATATAGGAAATATACGATTTAAGGGTGTGTTATGGGTGATTTTGATACTGATGATCTCAATTCCCAACCTATTTCTTCACAGTTGGTGAGCTCATTAATCATGGAATTAGCTCCCGATTTAGGGTGGTGATGCAGGAAAATATGTCGATTTCAAttctattttagaatattGGTATAGGAAATTGTATGAGCTCATTAATCATATGTCTAGAATTGAAGGTGAAATTGCTTATAATATCTTCAATGAAGAATCCATGAACGAAATTCCGGAGGACTTTAATGAGCTATGTcttgatcatattttttatttagtaaagTACTATCTATCGATTGTAGCTTTCTAGTGTTGTCTATTTATGTTGGGTTTTGGTCACTCAAAAAACATAGAAATTCATTGCCACGAcctctaattttaaattttatagttgaaatttgaatttcacaCCACCAAGTATCGCTTTTCAATAGTATATTGAATTTCACATCTGAatctaaaaaattaagttattgGCCAATGCAATTTGGACTAATGccaaattactaaaaactgaaaattcGATTATAAAATAGAGTTAGTTATAAACCAAACTTGGAAATCTCTTCTATATTTATAGGAAATTAATACGTAAAAATAGGACTTTTTAGACATTTCCAAAAGAAATTTATCTTGTGAGTTTAACgtatattttgatttcaagagaaactttataaaaaaagctACTCCTACTTCATGAAATAGCTTCTCGTGtctatcttatttttcttcaattgtCCTTTCTAATCTCTGACACTATACTATAGTCTTCCACTATTTTCTGCAATTGCCAATTTGGACTAATGCCAAAGTactcaaaatttgataaaaatttagAGTTAGTTATAAATCAAAGCTGGATATCTCTTCTATAAAAGTAAGACTTCTAGACATCCTCAATGAATTTGACACGAGTTAGTTATACAGCTATAATATTAAAACTACAagttgtaaaaaaattatgtcgTTTTCGTaaggaattaattttatgtttatccCAACTCCAAAAAAAAGcaataaatttgtttatatatatttgaatcaCGGGTTGTTAAGCCATTGGAGATTATTCCATCCTATTTTCAGCGacgtcatttttattttgcaaaagtATATTTAAACACTCATTAGAGATATCAAAATTACTCtgtctatatatatttcatttcatatgcCCCATTTATTTTACACGGTTGATTGCGGATAAGACTGTTAAAAGATTAATCGATTatcgaaacaaataaaaatatttccatgcacttaaaaacatagaaaaaaaaaacaactaaatcaTAGGAATAAATTGTTGTAGTCGACAATTTTTGACGAGAAAATTTAAAAgcgaattttttttaactaatttacTAGAGCAATGACTAAGAGCAAAGTTTCTTAAGTACTTGATGGTGTGAAGATTATACAGAACAAATCTCCGATATAAAGGTATGGGCAGGTGGTTCATATGCCACTCTCAAATTTCTCCACATTCATTCATTAATCTATAAATAAATGCTCCTTCTCAAATCTTTCACACTTTGTTCTACCATGTACAAAAAATAGTGATCATTTTGTACCAATTAGTGAAGCCGTATTCCATTTCAGTTgttctaaataaataaattattttttatgacaaaaaacaATACTTCATAcatcttaatttttaaaatttagtagGAGTATCTTTTATCTTTCCTACCCTACTCATTTTGTCTCACAATCAAGAATATgtactctttcttttttagtccgtccccataagaatatacattttctaattttagaaattctCATCTCTTATAAGGTGggactcattttccattaataatactttaattatttttttctttataaatttttattttattaaatttgcattaaaactcgtgtcaaatTCATTGAggatgtattattttattctaatttattttctcattggTCAGTAGTACTAAATGAAAGCATAAATATAGCATAGTTGATCCCTGATCCCTCCTTCACAATCACTGCTGTAGTAGTAATATCAGGTCACATTTGTAACGACCTGTTTCAAACTCACTACTCCCATCCCATCGAATATTCCGGCCATGGACGGCGCCGGAAAGCAGCCGCTTCTCGAGAAGCGCGTTGGCGGCGGCGGATTCTTGGAGAATTTCGGCGTGGAGTCGAAGACGCTGTGGGGGATTTCTGGGCCGGCGATATTCACCTACATCTGTCAGTACTCGCTCGGCGCCCTCACGCAGATCTTCGCCGGCCAACTCGGTGAGCTCGAGCTCGCCGCCGTCTCCGTCGAGAACTCTGTCATTGCAAATCTTGTTTTTGGCGCCATggtaaaaattcaatcttgcttcttcttttctccttttctttttgtgtttttatgaAGAATCGTGGTgtggtttttttttgtgggtttttatttatttcatgttcTAATTCGATTTTGGAAATGAGAAGGTGGTGTGTACTGTGTAGATATGATGTAACACTGTGTTTCATTGCATATTTGGAAAATGGGAAAGATGCAATTTTTAAtgcttgtgtgtgtgtgtgtgtgtggataTTTGATCAAACAGattgttaattttttgaaagagCTTACTTTAATGAAAAACAGGGGAAATGGAAATTTTTTCACCTTTAATGATGTTGGAAGATGCAATTTGATATGAATGTTTTATTGGAAAGTAAGGAAGATactgtgtgtgtgttgatatcttatcattaaatatttgtaaagaGTTCAATTCATATTAATGTATGTTGGTTTATGATTAAGAAAACACCTAAGTTTCTAGAAATGTAAGATATGAACAAGGCATTTTGCTCTGAAATGTAACAAGAAATATGGTGTTGATTGCAGTTGGGAATGGGAAGTGCTTTAGAGACATTGTGTGGGCAAGCTTTTGGTGCAGGGCAGATCAGGATGCTTGGTGTTTATATGCAAAGATCATGGATCATCTTGCTCGCCACGTCGTTCTTGCTCCTTCCCATCTACCTCTTTGCTGCTCCTATCCTCACATTCTTCGGGGAGTCTGATGAGATCTCTCAAGCTGCAGGTTCATTTCATTCAATCTTTGAATATAAAACTTTAATGTAGTTTGGTGTTTGAACAAAGTATGTTTTTGGTGCAGGTAGGTTTGCGATTTTGATGATACCACAGATGTTTGCGTATGCGGTGAATTTCCCTATACAGAAGTTCTTGCAATCGCAGAGGAAGCTCATGGTAATGGCATGGATCTCCCTCTTCGTTCTGATTCTGCACACGTTCTTCAGCTGGTATCTAATCACGTACCTCGGGTGGGGGCTCGCTGGAGCTGCAATCACTCTCAACGTGTCGTGGTGGCTCATTGTGATCTTGCAGTTGGTGTACATCTTCTACACCAAGTCTGATGGCGCGTGGAGTGGCTTCTCTTGGCTGGCCTTTCGTGACTTGTATGACTTTGTGAAGCTCTCTCTGGCCTCTGCTGTCATGTTATGGTAAAATGATTTTGTCGTTTACGCCTTTTTCCTATTGAGGTTTGCATGGATCTTGGTTGATGTTGGTGTGACTTTGCTTCGATGTGCAGCTTGGAGGTATGGTATTTGATGGGGTTGCTAGTGATAGCAGGGTATTTGGACAACCCTGTGATACCGGTCGACGCCCTTTCAATTTGGTACGTGGCTCGTCTCGTTGCACTgtccttttcttctttttcatgtCTTGATTGAGAGGAAACAAGATTCTTAATCTAGTTAGGTTTTGACAAGATTCTTGATATTGATCATGGATGGATGGCTACATAATTGAGAAAACaagattcttgattttgtattttgatgATGGCTACATTGAGTTAGGATTTAAGACCTTGTGTAAATGTGTGTTTGCAGCATGAATATCAATGGATGGGATGCAATGATCTCAGTTGGATTCAATGCTGCCATAAGGTGCTCCTTCTTTCACTCGTTTACAAACGGAAATCCAACTCGTCTAAAACCCACGTTCGTTGCAGTGTGAGAGTCGCCAACGAGCTCGGGGCAGGCAATGCAAGGGCTGCAAAGTTctcggtggtggtggtgtCGATCACCACCATCTTGATCGGGGTGGTTTGTATGGTTACTGTGTTAGCCACGAAGGATTTCTTCCCTTACCTCTTCACAAATAGTGATGCGGTGGCAAAGGAGACGACAAGGCTATCTACTCTCCTCGCACTCACTGTCTTACTCAACGGCCTTCAGCCCGTCTTATCCGGTACTACCTAGCCTATAATGCCAACGAGAGTGCAcataatttcatcaatttcgTAATTTCGACATTACTTTTGAAACATTGCAATAATGACTCGTGGTGGCTTGTTAGGGGTTGCCGTGGGAGCTGGATGGCAATCGATTGTGGCATACATCAACATTGGGTGTTATTACCTTGTGGGACTACCACTCGGGATACTCTTAGGCTTTATTTTCGACTTTGGCTCTGTGGTAAGAAATTCCTCATCTTACAATTTCATTATAGTTGTGctatttattatgttaaattcgcttattttttttggtttattccaataaagataatatatgtattatatgTACCGTTGATATTTTGAGATATCTACACAATTTTAACAATGAAAATACctattatctattttatttttttcattaacactctaaataaaattttattccgaaaaagaaatatgttcTGAACCACATGGTGAATATGTGCAGGGAATTTGGGGTGGAATGATTGGAGGAATTTGTCTGCAGACTGTGATCTTGATAGGCATCGTATCAACTAGAAATTGGGAAAAAGAGGTTTGTTTGTTCATTTATAATGGTGATAAATCGATAATGATGAAGTGTGTGGAAGAGTTTGATTCAAATTTCTCAACTTGTGTTATATATAGGCCAATGAGGCAGAGAGCCGTGTCAAGAAATGGGGTGGAAATCATGCCAACCAATACTGATGATGCAGTTTTTTTCTtcagattttcaatttttaaaaaatatttggaaaattttgggATTTTCTGTTATGATTgggatttaattataaaattttggatttccAAAGTcagtttttatatatttttagttggTGTGTATTAATACctatcaaattttcagaattTCATATCGGTCTAAACACTCATATATGTAAATTTCAACTATagcttatttatttatgtttttgtatgAGAATAGTAATGTAATGCTATGGTGcatgatattaaaattatttgataattataaatatcaaatggTGCATGGTAGACGAACTAATTAGGCTAataaaactcattttatttattgggtTTGTACATATTTAATGCTACTACTATGTATTGTAGTCCGGAAGGGtcttaaaatcatttttggaaaaagttattaTGGCCTGGGCTTAGAGTTTAGTTTGTTGAATATATCCAATATTCATACTTAGTTGAGTTCTTCAAGCTTTAAGCagatttcaaataaattggCCCAATCgcaattttttgaaaagtcactcaaaaatttcattttagaatTGCATATGTCAAGAAGCTCAAGTTCgaattttgttgattatgaaattttgttgattatgGAATAAGTTGGCccaatcataatttttaaaaaagtcactcaaaaatttcattttagaatTGCATGTCCACAAGCCcaagttggaattttgttgattatgaAATGCTGCACGATCCAAAAGCAAGGCTTTATTTGGGTTATCATAATATAATTCTCAATCTTGCttcatttgtttatttaattttgttcagTCATACTTATATGAATTAATAGCCTATAAATATAGGAAATAAACAATTTAGGGGTGTGTTTATGGGTGGTTTTAATGTTATTCATCTTAATCCCTACCTATTTCTTCACTCTTTGTGGATTTCAAAATAAGTAATGAAAAATGGACGAGGAAAGAGTGGTCAATTTAACTTCTTTATTTAGATTGGTTCGATGAAGATTTTGTATAGGAAATTGTATGAGCACATAGAAATTTATGTGAGCTCATCAATCATGAAATTATCACCTTATTTGTTGGGACAACTCGATATAAAAAAGTTGATTATTTGAGATGGGATATCGTCTAAgagtttttgaaaaactaagtTAGTAACTGTTACAaccgcactttgctaaggatagcaaaCACAGTTTATAGCGACTAGGggaggattaaagaagcggggaagaaaaGGGAATCTCGGCAAAACTGatatgaatgaaattaaattggaataacTGGCATGATACAAAGGAACAAAAGTTCGTTATTTACATTCCGGCGGAAGAGTCAAGAGAAAATGACACCGTGTATGGAGACACGATGCATCCAAGCATTTATCAAACTGAAACACATTCGCCATCTCTGCTACATCGCTCCTCGTCGTCAAGAGAAAATGACAACGTGTATGGAGACACGATGCATCCAAGTATTTATCAAGCTGAAACACATTCGCCATCTCTGCTCAACATTGCCCCTCCTCGTCACCGCTTAACTtgcatatttagaaatatatgcagggctgaaGACAaggtactcagtgaacacattgcagaaaatacacatatacatttgaaaatattgtcaagccatcatcacagtaacactcagaggttttattgaaaagacctgagcttactaaaaatattcacattaGGCTGCAGCCCCTTTTTCCTGTACTTGGCCCTTGGCCATATCTAAACATCTTGTGTCGTAGAGATGGTGTTCTCTACGGTCACCTTCTCTGCCAAATATGTCAGATATTAGggctggcaaatcgtgcggatTAGGTCGTTATCGGGTCAACCCGATAACGACCCAACCCAATAAGGCCAAACCCGAACCCAACCTGTTAAGGAAACCCCAAACCCGAACACGAACCCAACCCGCCACCTTCAAACCCGGACACGACCNNNNNNNNNNNNNNNNNNNNNNNNNNNNNNNNNNNNNNNNNNNNNNNNNNNNNNNNNNNNNNNNNNNNNNNNNNNNNNNNNNNNNNNNNNNNNNNNNNNNGGGAACCaaagagaagatccgtggtctagtattgaagatcatcacgcggagaaggcgcgagcaatcgtcgattctttggaggaatcaaat harbors:
- the LOC125218787 gene encoding protein DETOXIFICATION 33-like; this encodes MDGAGKQPLLEKRVGGGGFLENFGVESKTLWGISGPAIFTYICQYSLGALTQIFAGQLGELELAAVSVENSVIANLVFGAMLGMGSALETLCGQAFGAGQIRMLGVYMQRSWIILLATSFLLLPIYLFAAPILTFFGESDEISQAAGRFAILMIPQMFAYAVNFPIQKFLQSQRKLMVMAWISLFVLILHTFFSWYLITYLGWGLAGAAITLNVSWWLIVILQLVYIFYTKSDGAWSGFSWLAFRDLYDFVKLSLASAVMLCLEVWYLMGLLVIAGYLDNPVIPVDALSICMNINGWDAMISVGFNAAISVRVANELGAGNARAAKFSVVVVSITTILIGVVCMVTVLATKDFFPYLFTNSDAVAKETTRLSTLLALTVLLNGLQPVLSGVAVGAGWQSIVAYINIGCYYLVGLPLGILLGFIFDFGSVGIWGGMIGGICLQTVILIGIVSTRNWEKEANEAESRVKKWGGNHANQY